A region from the Enterobacter roggenkampii genome encodes:
- a CDS encoding flavocytochrome c, with the protein MSTNERILSPFTLPNGTELKNRLLMAPMTTCTGYYDGTVTSELVEYYRARSGSIGTIIVECCFVDDLGLAFPGAIGIDNDEKIAGLAKIAEAIKSKGSKALLQIYHGGRMVDPKLIGGRTPVGPSAVAAPREGAATPVALTGEEVEGMIGKFGEAVRRAIQAGFDGVEIHGANTYLIQQFYSPNSNQRDDEWGGSRDNRAKFPLAVLDITHKMVRQYADDAFIIGYRFSPEELEVPGIRFEDTMYLLEKLAARGVDYLHFSVGATLRPSIVDTQDPTPLIEKYCAMRSETLAQVPVMGVGGVVNAADANEALDHGYDLIAVGRATIAYPDWTDRIAAGENLELFMDSTQREALNIPEPLWRFSLVEAMIRDMSMGESKFKPGMFTEKVQDDANELVINVSLETDRIADIELASGPSEDVEFVTSFEEIRTRILDANTPHVDAITGATSQSEAVKKAVSKAMLKSSKALAAEEGVDPNETRSVDVVVVGSGGAGLAAAIQAHDEGASVLIVEKMPTIGGNTIKASAGMNAAETRFQRVKGIQDSKELFYQESLKGGGNKNNPELLHRFVENAPQAIEWLATRGIMLNDITTTGGMSIDRTHRPKDGSAVGGYLISGLVRNVNKRNIEVMLDTSVSDILFENGEVTGVRLTTEENETLTVAAKSVIVATGGFSANSQMVVKYRPDLEGFVTTNHKGATGGGIALLERIGAGTVDMGEIQIHPTVEQKTSYLISESIRGGGAILVNQKGERFYNEMSTRDKVSASIIALPEKYAYIVFDEHVRAKNKAADEYIAKGFVTSASSPKALAEALGMDYHAFLATLERYNGFVEKQHDDDFGRTTALRAPINEGPFYAIQIAPGVHHTMGGVTINTETCVLDSNHNVLPGAFAAGEVVGGIHGGNRIGGNAVADIIIFGTLAGHQAALRSKKM; encoded by the coding sequence ATGAGCACTAACGAACGTATTCTTAGCCCCTTCACATTACCGAATGGCACTGAACTGAAAAACCGTTTGTTAATGGCCCCTATGACCACCTGCACCGGCTATTACGACGGCACCGTCACCAGCGAACTGGTGGAGTACTATCGTGCCCGTTCCGGAAGCATCGGCACCATTATTGTGGAGTGCTGCTTCGTCGACGATCTCGGTCTCGCCTTCCCGGGCGCGATCGGGATTGATAATGACGAGAAAATTGCCGGGCTGGCGAAAATCGCGGAGGCGATCAAATCCAAAGGATCTAAAGCCCTGCTGCAGATCTACCACGGCGGCCGCATGGTCGACCCGAAACTGATCGGTGGCCGTACGCCGGTTGGTCCAAGCGCTGTTGCCGCGCCGCGTGAGGGCGCAGCAACGCCAGTGGCACTGACTGGCGAAGAAGTCGAAGGCATGATCGGCAAGTTTGGTGAAGCGGTGCGCCGCGCCATCCAGGCCGGGTTCGACGGCGTGGAAATCCACGGGGCAAACACCTATCTGATTCAGCAGTTCTATTCGCCAAACTCTAACCAGCGCGATGACGAGTGGGGCGGCAGCCGCGACAACCGCGCGAAGTTCCCGCTGGCAGTACTGGATATCACCCACAAAATGGTGCGCCAGTACGCGGACGACGCCTTTATTATTGGCTACCGCTTCTCTCCTGAAGAGCTTGAAGTGCCGGGCATCCGCTTTGAAGACACCATGTACCTGCTGGAAAAACTGGCGGCTCGCGGCGTGGACTACCTCCACTTCTCCGTCGGCGCGACCCTGCGTCCTTCCATTGTTGACACCCAGGACCCGACGCCGCTGATCGAAAAATACTGCGCGATGCGTTCTGAAACGCTGGCTCAGGTACCGGTGATGGGCGTGGGCGGCGTGGTGAATGCCGCCGATGCCAATGAAGCGCTGGACCACGGTTACGACCTGATTGCCGTTGGCCGTGCCACCATCGCTTACCCGGACTGGACCGACCGCATCGCGGCCGGGGAAAACCTGGAGCTGTTTATGGACAGCACCCAGCGCGAGGCGCTGAACATTCCTGAGCCGCTGTGGCGCTTCTCGCTGGTGGAAGCGATGATCCGCGACATGAGCATGGGCGAATCGAAATTCAAACCGGGCATGTTTACTGAGAAGGTGCAGGACGACGCGAACGAGCTGGTGATTAACGTCAGTCTGGAAACTGACCGCATTGCAGACATCGAGCTGGCCTCTGGCCCGAGCGAAGACGTTGAGTTTGTCACCAGCTTTGAAGAGATCCGCACCCGCATTCTGGATGCCAACACCCCGCACGTGGATGCCATCACCGGCGCAACCAGCCAGAGCGAGGCGGTGAAGAAAGCGGTCTCTAAAGCGATGCTGAAATCCAGCAAAGCGCTGGCCGCGGAAGAGGGTGTTGACCCGAACGAAACCCGCAGCGTGGACGTGGTGGTAGTCGGCAGCGGCGGCGCCGGTCTGGCGGCGGCGATTCAGGCGCACGACGAAGGCGCGAGCGTGCTGATTGTTGAGAAAATGCCAACCATCGGTGGCAACACCATTAAAGCCTCTGCCGGGATGAACGCCGCAGAAACCCGCTTCCAGCGCGTGAAGGGCATTCAGGACAGCAAAGAGCTGTTCTACCAGGAAAGCCTGAAAGGTGGCGGCAACAAGAACAACCCGGAACTGCTGCACCGCTTCGTTGAGAACGCGCCGCAGGCCATTGAATGGCTGGCAACCCGCGGCATCATGCTGAACGACATCACCACCACCGGCGGGATGAGCATTGACCGTACCCACCGTCCAAAAGACGGCTCAGCGGTCGGCGGCTACCTGATCAGCGGCCTGGTGCGTAACGTCAATAAACGCAACATCGAGGTGATGCTGGATACCTCCGTCAGCGACATCCTCTTCGAAAACGGCGAAGTGACCGGCGTGCGCCTGACCACCGAAGAGAACGAAACCCTCACCGTGGCAGCGAAAAGCGTGATTGTGGCAACCGGCGGCTTCAGCGCTAACAGCCAGATGGTGGTGAAATACCGCCCTGACCTGGAAGGGTTCGTTACCACCAACCACAAAGGGGCGACCGGCGGCGGCATCGCGCTGCTGGAGCGTATCGGGGCAGGTACCGTGGATATGGGGGAAATTCAAATTCACCCAACCGTGGAACAGAAAACCTCGTACCTGATTTCCGAATCCATCCGCGGCGGCGGGGCGATTCTGGTCAATCAGAAAGGGGAACGCTTCTACAACGAAATGTCGACCCGCGATAAAGTCTCGGCGTCAATCATCGCGCTGCCGGAGAAATACGCGTACATCGTCTTTGACGAGCATGTTCGCGCCAAAAACAAAGCCGCGGATGAGTACATCGCTAAAGGCTTCGTGACCAGCGCCAGCTCGCCAAAAGCGCTGGCGGAAGCGCTCGGCATGGATTACCACGCTTTCCTGGCGACCCTGGAACGTTACAACGGTTTCGTTGAAAAACAGCACGATGACGACTTTGGACGTACCACCGCGCTGCGTGCGCCAATCAATGAAGGGCCATTCTACGCCATTCAGATTGCACCGGGCGTGCACCACACCATGGGCGGCGTGACCATCAACACCGAAACCTGCGTGCTGGACAGCAACCACAACGTGCTGCCAGGTGCGTTTGCGGCCGGTGAAGTGGTCGGCGGGATCCACGGCGGCAACCGTATCGGCGGTAACGCAGTGGCAGATATCATCATTTTTGGTACCCTTGCAGGACATCAGGCGGCTCTGCGTTCGAAAAAGATGTAA
- a CDS encoding anion permease, translated as MNTKTAVTPPVANQASNGNAKRLLMMALPVIVAVLLLFVPVPEGLPPYAWHYFAIFVGVIVGLIFEPLPGAVIGLTGVVAIALCSQWVLFSPEQLADPKFKLAGASFKWAVSGFGNSTVWLIFGAFMFAAGYDKTRFGRRLALILVKYLGRRSLTLGYAITFADLLLAPFTPSNTARSGGTIYPIIANLPPLYGSKPNDPSARKIGSYLMWVAITAACITSSMFLSALAPNLLALALVKSTVGIDISWGTWFLAFLPLGILLILAMPLLAYWFYPPEVKVNNEVPLWATRELEKLGKLSRNEILLLVFVCCALLMWIFAAAWIEPAMAALLIVGLMLWTGVLEWNDITGNKAAWNTFVWFATLVALADGLSSTGFISWLGKEGGLLMSGISPGVATIVLLLAFYLLHYLFASTTAHTTALLPAMLTIASTIPGMNMEVFVLLMVTSLGVMGIITPYGTGPSPIYYGSGYLPTKDYWRLGTIFGAIFLAALLLIGYPWMSMMF; from the coding sequence ATGAATACAAAAACTGCTGTAACGCCCCCTGTGGCGAACCAGGCATCAAATGGAAACGCAAAACGTCTGCTGATGATGGCACTGCCCGTCATCGTCGCCGTACTGCTGCTGTTTGTTCCGGTACCGGAAGGCCTGCCTCCTTACGCGTGGCACTATTTCGCTATCTTCGTTGGCGTGATCGTCGGTTTGATCTTCGAACCGCTGCCGGGCGCGGTGATCGGTCTCACCGGCGTAGTCGCCATTGCGCTGTGCAGCCAGTGGGTGCTGTTCAGCCCGGAACAGCTGGCTGATCCGAAATTCAAGCTGGCGGGCGCCTCCTTTAAATGGGCGGTGAGCGGGTTTGGTAACTCTACCGTCTGGCTGATTTTCGGTGCCTTTATGTTCGCCGCAGGCTATGACAAAACCCGCTTCGGCCGCCGTCTGGCGCTGATTCTGGTGAAATACCTCGGCCGTCGCAGCCTGACGCTCGGTTACGCGATTACGTTTGCTGACCTGCTGCTGGCACCGTTCACCCCGTCCAACACCGCGCGCAGCGGCGGGACCATCTACCCGATCATCGCTAACCTGCCGCCGCTGTACGGTTCAAAACCGAACGACCCAAGCGCGCGTAAGATTGGTTCGTATCTGATGTGGGTGGCGATCACCGCGGCCTGTATCACCAGCTCAATGTTCCTCTCCGCACTTGCGCCGAACCTGCTGGCCCTGGCGCTGGTGAAAAGTACGGTTGGAATCGATATCTCCTGGGGGACCTGGTTCCTCGCCTTCCTGCCGCTGGGTATCCTGCTGATTCTGGCCATGCCGCTGCTGGCCTACTGGTTCTACCCGCCTGAAGTGAAGGTAAACAACGAAGTGCCGCTGTGGGCGACCCGTGAACTGGAAAAACTGGGCAAACTGTCCCGCAATGAAATCCTGCTGCTGGTGTTCGTGTGCTGTGCGCTGCTGATGTGGATCTTTGCCGCCGCGTGGATTGAACCGGCTATGGCTGCCCTGCTCATCGTCGGCCTGATGCTGTGGACCGGCGTGCTGGAGTGGAACGACATCACCGGTAATAAAGCCGCGTGGAACACCTTCGTCTGGTTCGCCACCCTGGTGGCGCTGGCAGATGGCCTCTCCTCTACCGGCTTTATCAGCTGGTTAGGTAAAGAAGGTGGTCTGCTGATGAGCGGTATCTCTCCGGGCGTAGCGACCATCGTGCTGCTGCTGGCGTTCTACCTGCTGCACTACCTGTTTGCCAGCACCACCGCGCACACCACGGCGCTGCTGCCAGCGATGCTGACCATCGCCTCCACCATCCCGGGCATGAATATGGAAGTGTTCGTTCTGCTGATGGTGACCTCGCTGGGCGTGATGGGGATCATCACCCCGTACGGCACTGGCCCAAGCCCGATCTACTACGGTAGCGGCTACCTGCCAACCAAAGACTACTGGCGCCTCGGCACTATCTTCGGTGCCATCTTCCTGGCGGCCCTGCTGCTGATTGGCTATCCGTGGATGTCCATGATGTTCTGA
- the fumA gene encoding class I fumarate hydratase FumA produces the protein MSNKPFIYQNPFPLSHDDTEYYLLTKEHVSVAEFEGQEVLKVEPEALTLLAQQAFHDAAFMLRPSHQKQVAAILNDPEASQNDKYVALQFLRNSEIAAKGVLPTCQDTGTAIIMGKKGQHVWTGGGDEAALSQGVYNTYIEDNLRYSQNAALDMYKEVNTGTNLPAQIDLYSVDGDEYKFLCMAKGGGSANKTYLYQETKALITPAKLKNYLVEKMRTLGTAACPPYHIAFVIGGTSAEATLKTVKLASTRYYDALPTEGNEHGQAFRDVQLEQELLQEAQNLGLGAQFGGKYFAHDIRVIRLPRHGASCPIGMGVSCSADRNIKAKINRDGIWIEKLEHNPGQYIPESLRQQGEGDVVSIDLNKPMNEILAQLSAHPVSTRLSLNGTIIVARDIAHAKLKELIDNGEELPQYVKDHPIYYAGPAKTPEGYASGSLGPTTAGRMDSYVDLLQSHGASMIMLAKGNRSQQVTDACHKHGGFYLGSIGGPAAVLAQNSIKSLECVAYPELGMEAIWKIEVENFPAFILVDDKGNDFFQQIQNQQCKGCSQR, from the coding sequence ATGTCAAACAAACCATTTATCTACCAGAACCCCTTCCCGCTTTCGCACGACGACACCGAATACTATCTGCTGACCAAAGAGCACGTTTCCGTTGCCGAGTTCGAAGGCCAGGAAGTGCTGAAAGTGGAGCCGGAAGCGCTGACGCTGCTGGCACAGCAGGCGTTCCACGACGCCGCATTTATGCTGCGTCCTTCCCATCAGAAGCAGGTCGCCGCCATTCTTAACGACCCGGAAGCGAGCCAGAACGATAAGTACGTTGCCCTGCAGTTCCTGCGCAACTCCGAAATCGCCGCTAAAGGCGTGCTGCCAACCTGCCAGGATACCGGCACGGCGATCATCATGGGTAAAAAAGGCCAGCACGTCTGGACCGGCGGCGGTGACGAAGCGGCCCTGAGTCAGGGGGTGTACAACACCTACATTGAAGACAACCTGCGCTACTCCCAGAACGCGGCGCTGGATATGTATAAAGAGGTGAACACCGGCACCAACCTGCCGGCGCAGATTGACCTCTACAGCGTTGACGGCGATGAGTACAAATTCCTGTGCATGGCAAAAGGCGGCGGCTCTGCCAACAAAACCTATCTCTACCAGGAAACCAAAGCGCTGATCACCCCGGCGAAGCTGAAAAACTATCTGGTTGAGAAGATGCGCACTCTCGGTACCGCGGCCTGCCCGCCGTACCACATTGCCTTTGTTATCGGCGGAACCTCGGCGGAAGCCACGCTGAAAACCGTGAAGCTGGCTTCCACGCGCTACTACGACGCGCTGCCAACGGAAGGCAACGAACACGGCCAGGCGTTCCGCGATGTTCAGCTCGAACAGGAGCTGCTCCAGGAAGCACAGAACCTCGGCCTCGGCGCGCAGTTTGGCGGTAAATACTTCGCCCACGACATCCGCGTGATCCGCCTGCCGCGCCACGGCGCCTCCTGCCCTATCGGCATGGGGGTCTCCTGCTCCGCGGACCGCAACATCAAAGCGAAAATCAACCGCGACGGGATCTGGATTGAGAAGCTGGAGCATAACCCGGGCCAGTACATTCCTGAATCACTGCGCCAGCAGGGTGAAGGCGACGTGGTCAGCATCGATCTGAACAAGCCGATGAATGAGATCCTGGCGCAGCTTTCCGCGCACCCGGTCTCTACCCGCCTGTCGCTGAACGGGACCATCATCGTGGCGCGCGACATCGCCCACGCGAAGCTGAAAGAGCTAATCGACAACGGTGAGGAACTGCCGCAGTACGTCAAAGATCACCCGATCTACTACGCGGGCCCGGCCAAAACGCCGGAAGGCTACGCGTCTGGCTCCCTCGGCCCAACCACGGCAGGGCGCATGGATTCGTACGTAGACCTACTGCAGTCCCACGGCGCGAGCATGATCATGCTGGCGAAAGGCAACCGCAGCCAGCAGGTGACGGACGCCTGCCATAAGCACGGCGGCTTCTACCTGGGCAGCATCGGCGGCCCGGCGGCGGTGCTGGCGCAAAACAGCATCAAGAGCCTGGAGTGCGTGGCGTATCCTGAGCTGGGCATGGAAGCTATCTGGAAGATCGAGGTCGAGAACTTCCCGGCGTTTATCCTGGTGGATGACAAAGGCAACGATTTCTTCCAGCAGATCCAGAACCAGCAGTGTAAAGGCTGTTCACAGCGCTGA
- a CDS encoding LysR family transcriptional regulator, which translates to MAGLIYSFAQLEAFTAVAENGSLSKAAVALKKDRTTLRDLVDFLEDGLGYALFIRDGRTLRLTPEGEQLQRQAHLLMRQVKAFEAFAREVPHGATQDLTLVYDPFTPRAFLHGVIAEMAVRKIRLSLICASRDESERLLANNDADLAICQARNRSVGNDMEWRALGAIEMDFYAASGLFADRSCPLSLLDLSLVPQLVMHPASDEPVARRLQISGHTLFTNEPEMLRGLLERGCGWGFLPTHFHAGQWQNVKRLHTEVGSQGIGQTMVTIWKPGSDKRSTIAETLSLLPDVWKHSAL; encoded by the coding sequence GTGGCGGGACTGATTTACTCTTTTGCACAGCTCGAGGCATTTACCGCCGTGGCCGAGAACGGGAGCCTGAGTAAAGCCGCGGTGGCGCTGAAGAAGGACCGAACGACGCTTCGCGATCTGGTTGATTTTCTTGAGGATGGGTTAGGCTACGCGCTGTTTATTCGCGACGGCCGCACCCTGCGGCTCACGCCCGAAGGGGAGCAGCTTCAGCGCCAGGCGCACCTGCTGATGCGGCAGGTAAAAGCCTTTGAGGCGTTTGCCAGAGAGGTGCCGCACGGTGCCACGCAGGACCTGACGCTGGTCTACGATCCTTTTACGCCCAGAGCCTTTCTGCACGGGGTGATTGCTGAAATGGCGGTGCGAAAAATCCGCCTGAGCCTTATCTGCGCCTCGCGGGATGAATCGGAACGGCTGCTGGCGAATAACGACGCGGATCTGGCCATCTGCCAGGCGCGCAACCGCAGCGTGGGCAACGACATGGAGTGGCGTGCCCTGGGGGCCATCGAGATGGATTTTTATGCCGCCAGCGGGCTGTTTGCTGACCGTTCTTGCCCTCTGTCGCTGCTCGATCTCTCCCTGGTGCCCCAGCTCGTCATGCACCCCGCTTCGGACGAGCCGGTGGCGCGCCGCCTGCAGATTTCCGGGCATACCCTCTTTACCAATGAACCGGAGATGCTGCGCGGTTTGCTTGAGCGCGGCTGCGGCTGGGGATTCTTACCGACGCATTTTCACGCCGGGCAGTGGCAAAACGTAAAAAGGCTGCACACCGAAGTGGGCAGCCAGGGGATTGGTCAGACGATGGTCACCATCTGGAAGCCGGGAAGCGACAAGCGCAGCACGATCGCTGAAACGCTGTCGCTCTTGCCGGACGTATGGAAGCACTCAGCGCTGTGA
- a CDS encoding serine hydrolase domain-containing protein, producing the protein MKNRKVNHALLAGLVFSTLLSPAAVAACKGTDLSACPAPFDTTLPDTHKMLTWSQADRVVGFRNDYRNYTGDVFRHGNAVPLEMSDKPLTDAHYQVNGRRYGLKDYLQRQNVSGMLVLKDGKIAWKYLGEGNTDSTLWTSRSVGKSVVSALVGVALKEGKIHSLDDLVTRYEPDLKGTAWDGVTLRQLITHTSGVAWNEDYTNPKSDFAQLTECEAKPGTYDCVRKLVKGLRRAHPAGENWSYSSGGAWLLGDVLERATGMTLAAYLEKSIWQPYGMASDGVWHAYSKGQHDVGAHGFNATLEDWGRFGQFILNNGTLPNGKTILPENWIRQSSGWTKAKGSVSDAHPEGLYGYQWWNNEVPANAAGVEPTAQDSLKGSLWALGIFGQMIMVNPKENLVIVQWSTWPQAEPSFSAQPLEASLMFSAIARALR; encoded by the coding sequence ATGAAAAACAGAAAAGTAAACCATGCCCTGCTGGCGGGCCTTGTCTTCAGCACCCTGCTCTCCCCTGCGGCAGTGGCGGCCTGTAAAGGCACCGACCTCAGCGCCTGCCCTGCCCCCTTCGACACCACGCTGCCTGACACCCATAAGATGCTCACCTGGAGTCAGGCCGATCGCGTGGTGGGCTTTCGCAATGACTACCGCAACTACACCGGGGATGTTTTCCGCCACGGTAACGCTGTGCCGCTGGAAATGTCGGACAAGCCGCTCACGGACGCACACTATCAGGTCAACGGCAGGCGCTACGGCCTTAAGGACTACCTCCAGCGGCAGAACGTCAGCGGCATGCTGGTGCTGAAGGACGGCAAAATCGCCTGGAAGTATCTTGGAGAGGGCAATACCGACTCGACGCTCTGGACCTCGCGCTCGGTTGGGAAATCGGTGGTATCGGCGCTGGTGGGCGTGGCCCTCAAAGAGGGAAAAATTCACTCGCTCGACGACCTGGTCACGCGGTATGAACCCGACCTGAAAGGCACCGCGTGGGACGGCGTGACGCTCAGACAGCTGATCACCCATACCTCCGGCGTGGCCTGGAACGAGGATTACACCAACCCTAAATCCGACTTTGCGCAGCTCACCGAGTGCGAGGCGAAGCCGGGTACCTATGACTGCGTGCGCAAGCTGGTGAAGGGGCTGCGCAGGGCGCACCCGGCCGGAGAGAACTGGTCTTACTCTTCGGGCGGCGCCTGGCTGCTGGGTGACGTGCTGGAGCGGGCCACCGGCATGACGCTCGCAGCCTATCTGGAGAAAAGCATCTGGCAGCCTTACGGCATGGCGAGCGACGGCGTGTGGCATGCCTACAGCAAAGGCCAGCATGACGTCGGCGCGCACGGCTTTAACGCCACGCTGGAGGACTGGGGACGCTTCGGGCAATTTATCCTGAACAACGGTACGCTGCCGAACGGTAAGACCATCCTGCCGGAAAACTGGATCCGGCAGTCGTCAGGCTGGACGAAGGCCAAAGGCTCGGTCTCTGACGCCCATCCCGAAGGGCTTTACGGCTATCAGTGGTGGAACAACGAAGTGCCCGCCAACGCCGCGGGCGTAGAGCCGACGGCCCAGGATTCGCTGAAAGGTTCACTCTGGGCGCTGGGCATTTTCGGGCAGATGATTATGGTGAACCCGAAGGAAAATCTGGTCATCGTCCAGTGGTCTACCTGGCCGCAGGCGGAACCGTCCTTCAGCGCCCAGCCGCTGGAAGCCTCTCTGATGTTTAGCGCGATTGCCAGGGCGCTGCGCTAA